In Macadamia integrifolia cultivar HAES 741 chromosome 5, SCU_Mint_v3, whole genome shotgun sequence, a single window of DNA contains:
- the LOC122078935 gene encoding neural Wiskott-Aldrich syndrome protein-like, whose product MERPLLALIFVFLEIIGSSSQDLSTVPVFPPPPPSLPSPPPPPPPPPSPSPPPPPPPPPPPPPPSLSPPPPPLSAPRPPPPPPPRQPQAPHGAVNSTTGAVSGSTNSRSAPPPPRRHQSPPHRNGRQPNGTGKAPIRKINLGKKIGLLFAGIASILQVAVLGFLVLKRREISKIKDTQ is encoded by the coding sequence atggaaCGGCCATTGCTGGCCTTAATCTTTGTGTTCTTGGAGATCATAGGATCTTCTTCGCAGGATCTTTCGACTGTGCCAGTCTTTCCTCCCCCTCCTCCATCACTGCCCTCTCCGCCCCCTCCACCGCCCccacctccttctccttctcctcctcctcctcctcctcctcctcctcctcctcctcctccttccttgTCGCCGCCTCCACCGCCGCTATCAGCCCCACggcctccaccaccaccaccacctcgaCAGCCGCAAGCCCCTCATGGAGCGGTCAACTCCACCACAGGCGCAGTTTCAGGTTCTACAAATTCTAGGTCTGCGCCTCCACCTCCTCGGCGTCACCAATCTCCTCCTCACCGTAATGGACGGCAACCCAATGGGACTGGAAAGGCCCCTATACGGAAGATCAATCTGGGGAAGAAGATCGGGCTGTTGTTTGCTGGGATCGCCTCGATATTGCAGGTCGCTGTCCTGGGATTTCTAGTTCTAAAGAGACGGGAGATTTCAAAAATTAAGGACACACAGTGA
- the LOC122078917 gene encoding uncharacterized protein LOC122078917, whose translation MTGAERLIEDDERRGLEEEDGEVQMGRRSFSSSSSSCLLTLPLGESASTFYLEKAVCSHGLFMMAPNRWDPSTKTLQRPLLLADGTTSLPVRISHPPNSASLHVLVFATDSLSLNDRRAVLDQVERMLRLSDREERNVREFHKIHKAAKEGGFGRVFRSPTLFEDMVKCILLCNCQWSRTLTMARALCELQFELKCASFRCLDAQADSPDSSFSGAEAENFLPKMHEGMESNKKRGAPKVYRSLASKFARSETELENNLKLNTNCDQSRQHLQCVGKLKATITSSLKECSSSQLSITKDEVCPILDINLPEDATIDSIYKIGNFPSPSEIAGLDEDFLAKRCNLGYRASRILKLAQNIVAGTLELRELEELCNGASPSSYDKVFEQLKEMKGFGPFTCANVLMCMGFYEVIPSDTETIRHLKQVHAIKSTSRTVQRDVEKIYGKYAPFQFLAYWSEIWQFYEERFGKLSEMPHSDYQLITAVNMKTKLNIK comes from the exons ATGACGGGAGCAGAGCGTTTGATAGAGGACGACGAAAGAAGAGggttagaagaagaagacggagAAGTGCAGATGGGGCGGAGGTCGTTCTCATCCTCGTCCTCGTCCTGCCTGCTCACTCTGCCGCTTGGGGAGTCGGCGTCCACCTTTTATCTAGAGAAAGCAGTATGCAGCCACGGTCTGTTCATGATGGCGCCAAACCGATGGGACCCATCGACCAAGACCCTCCAACGCCCCTTGCTTCTCGCCGACGGCACCACCTCCCTCCCAGTCCGCATCTCTCACCCCCCCAACTCCGCCTCTCTCCACGTCCTTGTTTTCGCCACCGATTCCCTGTCCCTCAACGATCGGCGGGCGGTGCTG GATCAGGTAGAACGCATGTTGCGGTTGTCGGACAGAGAAGAAAGGAACGTGCGGGAGTTTCACAAAATCCACAAAGCAGCTAAAGAGGGAGGCTTCGGCAGAGTTTTTCGGTCCCCAACTCTATTCGAAGATATGGTCAAGTGCATCCTCCTCTGCAACTGCCA GTGGTCAAGGACTTTAACTATGGCTAGAGCACTTTGTGAACTTCAATTTGAATTAAAGTGTGCCTCATTTAGATGCCTCGATGCCCAAGCTGATTCTCCGGATTccag TTTTTCCGGAGCTGAAGCTGAGAATTTCCTTCCAAAGATGCATGAGGGAATGGAATCGAATAAAAAACGTGGAGCACCTAAAGTTTATAGAAGTTTGGCAAGCAAATTTGCAAGGAGTGAAACTGAGTTGGAAAACAATTTGAAGTTGAACACTAATTGTGATCAATCAAGACAGCATTTACAATGTGTGGGGAAACTGAAAGCAACAATCACCTCATCTCTGAAGGAATGCAGCTCTAGTCAACTATCAATCACGAAGGATGAGGTATGCCCAATTTTGGACATTAATTTGCCAGAAGATGCGACCATTGACTCTATctataaaataggaaactttcCTAGCCCAAGTGAGATTGCAGGTCTTGATGAAGATTTTTTGGCAAAACGCTGCAACCTAGGATACAGAGCAAGTCGAATTTTGAAACTTGCTCAGAATATTGTGGCTGGCACACTGGAACTAAGGGAACTTGAGGAACTCTGCAATGGAGCTAGCCCATCCAGCTATGATAAAGTGTTTGAGCAGCTGAAGGAAATGAAGGGGTTCGGTCCATTTACTTGTGCCAATGTGCTCATGTGCATGGGTTTTTATGAAGTCATTCCTTCAGATACAGAAACCATTAGGCATTTAAAACAG GTCCATGCAATAAAGTCTACCAGTCGAACAGTTCAAAGAGATGTTGAGAAAATCTATGGAAAGTATGCACCATTCCAATTCTTGGCATACTG GTCAGAGATTTGGCAGTTTTATGAAGAAAGGTTTGGGAAGCTAAGTGAAATGCCTCACTCTGATTATCAGCTTATTACTGCTGTTAATATGAAAACAAAGCTAAATATTAAGTAG